The following coding sequences lie in one Saccharopolyspora hordei genomic window:
- a CDS encoding FAD-binding protein translates to MTSGGIGINTRTSTWGPHDGSPDWIPAPELPDGGELVVAADAREAAGKDRGGVVEALPGAVLRPAGARDVEAVVRFAHQHAIPCAAQGNHHTVGGQALVADGIAIDMRQLDRVHSITPPGDDGEPGTIEVDAGALLTDIAIAADKHRARVSTGYPGRTTLTAGGFAAVGGWSANVRTGVFGAAVRRMEVVTPDGQRVSCSADDHAEVYHAVLGGVGQHGIITRLWLDLVPAPSRVSTYTLRFSSADAAVAALRELSDRPELDELHLTWKHPDAQVAWLEADVYDPAARGIDPARLLAGHGEGEPESQDRSYIDFVLGLADPMYDHAEREMGWNELPKAWADWIMTDDQVSAIVPAALPKVQPLVSPTSVVLLAAKDRAAVDAAGRRNPPLPEGGGDKYWLMDCLLDFPTHEQADEAKRLLHDLHAHALRQGARIYSIGSFTDPGIHADTGMSPGTSAPKIDLS, encoded by the coding sequence GTGACGAGTGGCGGAATCGGCATCAACACGCGGACATCGACCTGGGGGCCGCACGACGGCTCCCCCGACTGGATCCCGGCACCCGAGCTCCCCGACGGGGGCGAGCTCGTCGTGGCCGCCGACGCCCGCGAGGCCGCAGGCAAGGACCGGGGCGGCGTGGTGGAAGCCCTGCCGGGTGCGGTCCTGCGCCCGGCCGGGGCACGGGACGTGGAGGCCGTCGTGCGCTTCGCGCACCAGCACGCGATCCCGTGCGCTGCGCAGGGCAACCACCACACGGTCGGCGGGCAGGCGCTGGTCGCGGACGGGATCGCCATCGACATGCGACAGCTCGACCGCGTCCACTCGATCACCCCGCCCGGGGACGACGGCGAGCCCGGGACGATCGAGGTCGACGCCGGGGCACTGCTGACCGACATCGCGATCGCCGCCGACAAGCACCGGGCGCGCGTCAGCACCGGCTACCCGGGGCGCACCACCCTGACGGCCGGCGGGTTCGCCGCGGTCGGCGGCTGGAGCGCCAACGTGCGCACCGGGGTGTTCGGCGCGGCGGTGCGCCGCATGGAGGTGGTCACCCCGGACGGGCAGCGGGTGTCGTGCAGCGCGGACGACCACGCCGAGGTGTACCACGCGGTGCTCGGCGGCGTCGGGCAGCACGGCATCATCACCCGGCTCTGGCTCGACCTGGTGCCCGCCCCGAGCCGGGTGAGCACCTACACGTTGCGGTTCAGCTCCGCCGACGCCGCCGTCGCCGCGCTGCGGGAGCTCTCCGACCGTCCGGAGCTGGACGAGCTGCACCTCACCTGGAAGCACCCGGACGCGCAGGTCGCCTGGCTGGAGGCCGACGTCTACGACCCCGCGGCGCGCGGGATCGACCCCGCGCGGTTGCTGGCGGGCCACGGCGAGGGCGAACCCGAGTCCCAGGACCGCAGCTACATCGACTTCGTCCTGGGCCTGGCGGACCCGATGTACGACCACGCCGAGCGGGAGATGGGCTGGAACGAGCTGCCCAAGGCGTGGGCGGACTGGATCATGACCGACGACCAGGTGAGCGCGATCGTGCCCGCTGCCCTGCCGAAGGTGCAACCGCTGGTCAGCCCCACGTCCGTGGTGCTGCTGGCGGCCAAGGACCGGGCCGCCGTGGACGCGGCCGGCCGCCGCAACCCACCGCTGCCCGAGGGCGGGGGAGACAAGTACTGGCTCATGGACTGCCTGCTGGACTTCCCCACGCACGAGCAGGCCGACGAGGCGAAGCGCCTCCTCCACGACCTGCACGCCCACGCCCTCCGCCAGGGCGCCCGGATCTACTCCATCGGCTCCTTCACGGACCCGGGCATCCACGCCGACACGGGGATGTCCCCGGGCACCAGCGCACCGAAGATCGACCTGTCCTGA
- a CDS encoding ACT domain-containing protein has protein sequence MTSLSVALHDELLAVGMVPAHANLALTGGDAPIHGSLTTDAGRTIVFPHSLAAEAGRDVRVEGPFRALEVAGPLDFSLTGVLASLLVPLADVGISVFTLSTFDTDWILVPADSAGKAADALTAAGHTVEMTTEESR, from the coding sequence GTGACCAGCCTGTCGGTCGCGCTGCACGACGAACTGCTGGCCGTCGGCATGGTCCCCGCGCACGCCAACCTGGCGCTGACCGGCGGTGACGCGCCGATCCACGGCAGCCTCACCACCGACGCGGGCCGCACCATCGTCTTCCCGCACTCGCTGGCCGCCGAAGCCGGTCGCGACGTGCGGGTGGAGGGCCCGTTCCGGGCGCTGGAGGTGGCGGGACCACTGGACTTCTCGCTGACCGGGGTCCTGGCCTCGCTGCTGGTCCCGCTGGCCGACGTCGGGATCAGCGTCTTCACCCTGTCCACGTTCGACACCGACTGGATCCTGGTGCCTGCCGACTCGGCCGGGAAGGCCGCCGACGCGCTCACCGCGGCCGGGCACACCGTCGAGATGACCACGGAGGAGAGCAGATGA
- the argC gene encoding N-acetyl-gamma-glutamyl-phosphate reductase produces the protein MTIRVAVAGASGYAGGELLRLLLSHPEVEIGALTAGGNAGSALGQHHPNLLPLADRVLAETTAAELAGHDVVFLALPHGHSAAIAAELGEDTVVIDCGADHRLNDPEDWARWYGGEHPGTWPYGVPELPGARERLRGAKRIAVAGCFPTVSSLALAPALAAGLVEPDVVVVAVTGTSGAGRALKPHLLSAEVMGSASVYGVGGAHRHTPEFVQNLSAAAGEPVTVSFTPVLAPMSRGILATCSAPLREGVDADTAREVYRDAYGDEPFVQVLPEGQWPQTSATLGANTVHLQLAVDPDAGRLVVVAAEDNLTKGTAGGAVQCMNLAVGLPETTGLPTVGVAP, from the coding sequence ATGACGATTCGAGTCGCGGTCGCCGGTGCCAGTGGCTACGCGGGCGGGGAGCTGCTCCGCCTGCTGCTGTCGCACCCCGAAGTGGAGATCGGGGCGCTGACGGCGGGCGGCAACGCCGGCAGCGCGCTGGGGCAGCACCACCCGAACCTGCTGCCGCTGGCCGACCGGGTGCTGGCCGAGACCACGGCCGCCGAGCTGGCCGGGCACGACGTCGTCTTCCTGGCGCTGCCGCACGGGCACTCCGCCGCGATCGCCGCGGAGCTCGGCGAGGACACCGTGGTCATCGACTGCGGCGCCGACCACCGGCTCAACGACCCCGAGGACTGGGCCCGCTGGTACGGCGGCGAGCACCCCGGCACCTGGCCCTACGGCGTCCCCGAGCTCCCCGGCGCGCGCGAGCGCCTGCGCGGGGCCAAGCGCATCGCCGTCGCGGGCTGCTTCCCCACGGTGTCGTCGCTGGCCCTCGCCCCGGCCCTGGCTGCCGGGCTGGTCGAGCCCGACGTGGTCGTCGTCGCGGTCACCGGCACCTCCGGCGCCGGGCGCGCGCTCAAGCCGCACCTGCTGTCCGCCGAGGTCATGGGGTCGGCGAGCGTCTACGGCGTGGGCGGTGCGCACCGGCACACCCCGGAGTTCGTGCAGAACCTCAGCGCCGCCGCGGGCGAACCGGTCACCGTCTCGTTCACCCCCGTGCTCGCGCCGATGTCGCGCGGCATCCTCGCCACCTGCAGCGCCCCGCTGCGGGAGGGCGTCGACGCCGACACCGCGCGCGAGGTCTACCGCGACGCCTACGGCGACGAACCCTTCGTGCAGGTGCTCCCGGAAGGGCAGTGGCCGCAGACCTCGGCCACGCTCGGCGCGAACACCGTCCACCTCCAGCTGGCGGTGGACCCCGACGCCGGCCGCCTGGTCGTCGTCGCCGCCGAGGACAACCTGACCAAGGGCACCGCCGGGGGAGCGGTGCAGTGCATGAACCTCGCGGTCGGCCTGCCCGAGACCACCGGCCTGCCCACGGTCGGGGTGGCCCCGTGA
- a CDS encoding GNAT family N-acetyltransferase: MLRGSTVGLRARHEADVPVLRTGLYDDVVTGSRADGSPWRPLKPGSDDPRLVVDDKNDQVVGFSVVELDGGALLGTATLWGIDNHHRCAHLGLGLLPSARGKGHGTDVVAVLCHYGFIVRGLHRLQVETLADNTAMLRAAERNGFVREGVLRSSSWVLGEFVDEVVLGLLAQEWRASSARSGRDGQREARAVEA, from the coding sequence ATGTTGCGAGGCAGCACGGTCGGGCTCCGGGCCCGCCACGAAGCGGACGTCCCGGTCCTGCGCACCGGGCTCTACGACGACGTGGTCACCGGCTCGCGGGCCGACGGCAGCCCGTGGCGGCCGCTCAAGCCGGGATCGGACGACCCGCGGCTCGTGGTGGACGACAAGAACGACCAGGTCGTCGGGTTCTCCGTGGTGGAGCTGGACGGCGGTGCGCTGCTCGGCACCGCGACGCTGTGGGGCATCGACAACCACCACCGGTGCGCGCACCTCGGGCTCGGCCTGCTGCCTTCCGCGCGCGGCAAGGGCCACGGCACCGACGTGGTGGCGGTGCTGTGCCACTACGGGTTCATCGTGCGGGGCCTGCACCGGCTGCAGGTCGAGACGCTGGCCGACAACACCGCGATGCTGCGCGCCGCCGAGCGCAACGGCTTCGTCCGCGAGGGTGTGCTGCGCTCCTCGTCCTGGGTGCTCGGCGAGTTCGTCGACGAGGTGGTGCTCGGTCTCCTCGCGCAGGAGTGGAGGGCGAGTTCGGCGCGGTCCGGGCGGGACGGGCAGCGGGAAGCACGGGCGGTGGAGGCATGA
- a CDS encoding VOC family protein: MTSVKQVQITFDCAEPERLARFWCEVLGYVVPPPPRGFDSWEDFDRSLPPDQQGRAFACVDPDGVGPRLFFQRVPEGKVAKNRLHLDVRVGTGLVGEERLAALEAECARLVALGARRVRLLRADGVNESCMVMQDIEGNEFCLD, translated from the coding sequence ATGACGTCGGTCAAGCAGGTCCAGATCACCTTCGACTGCGCGGAGCCCGAGCGCCTCGCCCGGTTCTGGTGCGAGGTGCTGGGGTACGTCGTCCCGCCGCCCCCGAGGGGCTTCGACTCCTGGGAGGACTTCGACCGCTCCCTGCCGCCGGACCAGCAGGGCCGGGCGTTCGCCTGCGTCGACCCCGACGGCGTGGGGCCGCGGCTGTTCTTCCAGCGCGTCCCCGAGGGCAAGGTCGCCAAGAACCGGCTGCACCTCGACGTCCGGGTCGGCACCGGTCTCGTGGGCGAGGAGCGCCTCGCCGCGCTCGAGGCCGAGTGCGCCCGCCTCGTCGCGCTCGGCGCACGACGCGTGCGGCTGCTGCGCGCCGACGGGGTCAACGAGTCGTGCATGGTGATGCAGGACATCGAAGGCAACGAGTTCTGCCTCGACTGA